A single Desulfovibrio piger DNA region contains:
- a CDS encoding (deoxy)nucleoside triphosphate pyrophosphohydrolase, translating to MTSIVVAGGIIWQDDHLLAALRPHGKPLAGYWEFPGGKLEPGETAEQALCRELREELGISVRACRLWQIVEHDYAERDLHVQLHFFHVTAFDGTPCARERQELRWVTPAQARDLPFLPADADLVAGLPARAPR from the coding sequence ATGACCTCCATCGTCGTGGCCGGCGGCATCATCTGGCAGGACGACCACCTGCTGGCCGCCCTGCGCCCGCACGGCAAGCCCCTGGCCGGTTACTGGGAGTTCCCCGGCGGCAAGCTCGAACCCGGCGAGACCGCCGAGCAGGCCCTTTGCCGCGAGCTGCGCGAGGAGCTGGGCATCAGCGTGCGCGCCTGCCGGCTCTGGCAGATCGTGGAGCACGACTACGCCGAGCGCGACCTGCACGTGCAGCTGCACTTCTTCCACGTCACCGCCTTCGACGGCACGCCCTGCGCCCGGGAACGCCAGGAACTGCGCTGGGTCACGCCCGCCCAGGCCCGTGACCTGCCCTTCCTGCCCGCCGACGCCGACCTGGTGGCCGGCCTGCCCGCCCGCGCGCCGCGTTAG
- a CDS encoding ABC-F family ATP-binding cassette domain-containing protein — protein sequence MKITIQELSKSFGGRDIFNNFSLEVDSGVRLCVCGPNGTGKSTLLRLLAGVEPADGGRVILPKGCRLGFVEQELSEEALDTPLLTYVLDVLHDWNEFWAEWEDAARQKDEARLTQLMHRQAELEATHGYNPEHRAKAVLSGLGFAESKWLRTLRELSGGWRERAKLARVLTAGADVLLLDEPTNHLDMEAVEWLESFLMDFKGALVFVAHDRVFMDRVGTHVLYLGLSRPVFRKATYTQFLSLQEEYNAQREREAKALQDELARKMAFVERFRAKATKARQAGSRQKMAKKLEKELEDYRPEPKRKELNFTWPEAPHMEKVALAAADLAFHFPDGKQMWPPLTFTLYNGQRVALVGHNGCGKSTLLKLLAGTLERCGGNVVTAPQMRLGYYTQHQMDTLRPDTTVLGEIRRLSDPRTTEEELMSVLGLFLLGQEYFDRQVSKLSGGEKSRLVLASLFLKRCNFLLLDEPTNHLDLESREALGTALQKFDGTLLMVAHDRWLLSQVGAEAWALDEKGITVYPDFASYDTARRAALENGSASPGLNASGKVGKPDNAPRANLSREEQKRLKREQAERRNALHKELKPLQQKYAALEDELEKAMNEQSDVEAQLADPAVYADGARSTGLLKRFNELRDLTERLMEDMAALEEQIAAIEARRAAIDSMGDPA from the coding sequence GTGAAAATAACCATCCAGGAACTGTCCAAGTCCTTCGGCGGACGGGACATCTTCAACAATTTCTCGCTGGAAGTGGATTCCGGCGTGCGGCTGTGCGTCTGCGGCCCCAACGGGACCGGCAAATCCACCCTCCTCCGCCTGCTGGCCGGCGTGGAGCCCGCCGACGGCGGCCGTGTCATCCTGCCCAAAGGCTGCCGCCTGGGCTTCGTGGAACAGGAACTTTCCGAAGAGGCCCTGGACACGCCCCTGCTGACCTATGTGCTGGACGTGCTCCACGACTGGAACGAATTCTGGGCCGAGTGGGAAGACGCCGCCCGGCAGAAGGACGAGGCGCGCCTGACCCAGCTCATGCACCGCCAGGCAGAGCTGGAAGCCACCCACGGCTACAATCCCGAACACCGCGCCAAGGCCGTGCTCTCCGGTCTGGGCTTTGCCGAAAGCAAGTGGCTGCGCACCCTGCGCGAGCTCTCCGGCGGCTGGCGCGAACGCGCCAAGCTGGCCCGCGTGCTCACCGCCGGGGCCGACGTGCTGCTGCTGGACGAACCCACCAACCATCTGGACATGGAAGCCGTGGAATGGCTGGAGTCCTTCCTCATGGACTTCAAGGGCGCCCTGGTCTTCGTGGCCCACGACCGCGTGTTCATGGACCGCGTGGGCACGCACGTGCTCTATCTGGGCCTGTCCCGCCCGGTCTTCCGCAAGGCCACCTACACCCAGTTCCTCTCCCTCCAGGAGGAATACAACGCCCAGCGCGAGCGCGAGGCCAAGGCCCTGCAGGACGAACTGGCCCGCAAGATGGCCTTCGTGGAACGCTTCCGCGCCAAGGCCACCAAGGCCCGCCAGGCCGGTTCGCGCCAGAAGATGGCCAAAAAGCTGGAGAAGGAGCTGGAGGATTACCGGCCCGAGCCCAAGCGCAAGGAACTGAACTTCACCTGGCCCGAGGCCCCGCACATGGAAAAGGTGGCCCTGGCCGCCGCCGATCTGGCCTTCCACTTCCCGGACGGCAAGCAGATGTGGCCGCCGCTGACCTTCACCCTCTACAACGGCCAGCGCGTGGCCCTGGTGGGCCACAACGGCTGCGGCAAGTCCACCCTGCTCAAGCTGCTGGCCGGGACCCTGGAACGCTGCGGCGGCAACGTGGTCACCGCGCCCCAGATGCGCCTGGGCTACTACACCCAGCACCAGATGGACACCCTGCGCCCGGACACCACCGTGCTGGGCGAGATCCGGCGCCTGTCCGATCCCCGCACCACCGAAGAGGAACTCATGAGCGTGCTGGGCCTCTTCCTGCTGGGGCAGGAATACTTCGACCGGCAGGTGAGCAAGCTCTCCGGCGGCGAAAAGAGCCGCCTGGTGCTGGCCAGCCTGTTCCTCAAACGCTGCAACTTCCTGCTGCTGGACGAACCTACCAACCATCTGGACCTCGAAAGCCGCGAGGCCCTGGGCACGGCCCTGCAAAAGTTCGACGGCACCCTGCTCATGGTGGCCCACGACCGCTGGCTGCTCTCGCAGGTGGGCGCCGAGGCCTGGGCCCTGGACGAGAAGGGCATCACCGTCTACCCCGACTTCGCCAGCTACGACACGGCCCGCCGTGCCGCTCTGGAAAACGGCAGCGCCAGCCCCGGGCTCAACGCCTCCGGCAAGGTCGGGAAGCCCGACAACGCGCCCCGCGCCAACCTCTCCCGCGAGGAGCAGAAGCGCCTCAAGCGCGAGCAGGCCGAACGCCGCAACGCCCTGCACAAGGAGCTCAAGCCCCTGCAGCAGAAATACGCCGCGCTGGAAGACGAGCTGGAAAAGGCCATGAACGAACAGTCCGACGTGGAGGCCCAGCTGGCCGACCCGGCCGTCTACGCCGACGGCGCCCGCTCCACCGGGCTGCTCAAGCGCTTCAACGAGCTGCGCGACCTGACCGAGCGCCTCATGGAAGACATGGCCGCCCTGGAAGAACAGATCGCCGCCATCGAAGCCAGGCGCGCCGCTATCGACAGCATGGGGGATCCGGCATGA
- a CDS encoding NAD-dependent epimerase/dehydratase family protein has product MTPSAHTPPDAPAPWLDGKKVVVTGGTGFVGRHLLPQLLAAGARVTCITRATSRRDHLPAGVEVVRADLRGGAGLEEALRGQDICIHMAALLFGLGWQDYLRANSEAARALATAWRRLDAQGQAPQRLVLVSSLAASGPCDTPAGRGDDAPGAPVSAYGWSKLMVEQILGRALGDRMVTLRPPIIYGSGDRGLLPVFQGLRYGVAVTPGMFRRFPVSAVHGRDVGRAIVCCCRPEAHGVYHVNDGGCYAMADFYRAMARAMGKKACILRLPLCFLGLTALLSTLGGSLLAALGRKGRAPNWNLDKYREARQSGWTCDASRLREELGYAPALTLDQGMQEAVEGYRREGLL; this is encoded by the coding sequence ATGACCCCCAGCGCCCATACGCCCCCGGACGCGCCCGCGCCCTGGCTGGACGGCAAAAAGGTCGTCGTCACCGGCGGCACCGGCTTCGTGGGCCGTCACCTGCTGCCCCAGCTGCTGGCCGCCGGGGCCCGCGTCACCTGCATCACCCGCGCCACGTCCCGCCGCGACCATCTGCCCGCCGGGGTGGAGGTGGTCCGCGCCGACCTGCGCGGCGGCGCCGGACTGGAAGAGGCCCTGCGCGGCCAGGACATCTGCATCCACATGGCCGCCCTGCTCTTCGGCCTGGGCTGGCAGGACTATCTGCGCGCCAACAGCGAGGCCGCCCGCGCCCTGGCCACGGCCTGGCGGCGTCTCGACGCACAGGGCCAGGCCCCGCAGCGTCTGGTGCTGGTCTCCAGCCTGGCCGCCAGCGGCCCCTGCGACACTCCCGCCGGCAGGGGCGACGACGCGCCCGGCGCGCCCGTGTCCGCCTACGGCTGGTCCAAGCTCATGGTGGAACAGATCCTGGGCCGTGCCCTGGGCGACCGCATGGTCACCCTGCGGCCGCCCATCATCTACGGCTCCGGCGACCGCGGCCTGCTGCCCGTGTTCCAGGGCCTGCGCTACGGCGTGGCCGTCACGCCGGGCATGTTCCGCCGCTTCCCGGTCTCGGCCGTGCACGGCCGCGACGTGGGCCGCGCCATCGTCTGCTGCTGCCGTCCCGAAGCGCACGGCGTCTATCACGTCAATGACGGCGGCTGCTACGCCATGGCCGACTTTTACCGCGCCATGGCCCGGGCCATGGGCAAGAAGGCCTGCATCCTGCGCCTGCCCCTCTGCTTCCTGGGCCTGACCGCGCTGCTGTCCACCCTGGGCGGCAGTCTGCTGGCCGCGCTGGGACGCAAGGGCCGCGCCCCCAACTGGAATCTGGACAAATACCGCGAAGCCCGCCAGTCCGGCTGGACCTGCGACGCGTCGCGCCTGCGCGAGGAACTCGGCTATGCCCCCGCCCTCACGCTCGACCAGGGCATGCAAGAAGCCGTGGAAGGCTACAGGCGCGAGGGCCTGCTGTGA
- a CDS encoding dihydroorotate dehydrogenase — translation MDLSVTLKGPTQSLHLKNPVLTASGTFGYGMEFAPYGDLTSLGGIIVKGLSLLPRDGNPCPRIVETTAGMLNAVGLQNDGVEAFCKEKLPRLPWQHLPVIANLYATSPAEFGELAARLDAEEGVAALEVNVSCPNVKSGGILFGQDPGLAAAVTRAVRDAAPNKPLIIKLSPNVTDIALMARSVQDAGADMISCINTLSGMAVDVARRAPRLANVIGGLSGPAIKPVALRCVWQVCQAVDIPVIGLGGICSAEDVLEFILVGAHAVQIGTANFISPDRAFEIVKELPAVCRQLGVTSLDELRGSLKTA, via the coding sequence ATGGACCTTTCCGTCACCCTCAAGGGGCCCACGCAGAGCCTGCACCTCAAAAACCCGGTGCTCACGGCTTCCGGCACCTTCGGCTACGGCATGGAATTCGCCCCCTACGGCGACCTGACCAGCCTGGGCGGCATCATCGTCAAGGGCCTTTCCCTGCTGCCCCGCGACGGCAACCCCTGCCCGCGCATCGTGGAGACCACGGCCGGCATGCTCAATGCCGTGGGCCTGCAGAACGACGGCGTGGAAGCCTTCTGCAAGGAAAAGCTCCCCCGCCTGCCCTGGCAGCATCTGCCCGTCATCGCCAACCTCTACGCCACCTCCCCCGCCGAATTCGGCGAGCTGGCCGCCCGCCTTGATGCGGAGGAAGGCGTGGCCGCGCTGGAAGTGAACGTCTCCTGCCCCAACGTCAAGAGCGGCGGCATCCTTTTCGGGCAGGACCCCGGGCTGGCCGCGGCCGTCACCCGCGCCGTCCGTGACGCGGCCCCCAACAAGCCGCTCATCATCAAGCTTTCGCCCAATGTCACGGACATCGCCCTCATGGCCCGCAGCGTGCAGGACGCCGGCGCGGACATGATCTCGTGCATCAACACCCTTTCGGGCATGGCCGTGGACGTGGCCCGGCGCGCGCCCCGGCTGGCCAATGTCATCGGCGGCCTGTCCGGCCCGGCCATCAAGCCCGTGGCCCTGCGCTGCGTGTGGCAGGTCTGCCAGGCCGTGGACATCCCCGTCATCGGCCTGGGCGGCATCTGCTCGGCCGAAGACGTGCTGGAATTCATCCTGGTGGGCGCCCACGCCGTCCAGATCGGCACGGCCAACTTCATCAGCCCCGACCGCGCCTTCGAGATCGTCAAGGAACTGCCCGCCGTCTGCCGCCAGCTGGGCGTGACCAGCCTGGACGAGCTGCGCGGCTCCCTGAAAACGGCCTAA
- a CDS encoding dihydroorotate dehydrogenase produces the protein MTQPSSCLLTVLDLVPFGQTGQESRFFALRLTRPDWPSWRPGQFVMVRPTSFGLEMPWARPFGICHMTSRHLICFFQVVGRGTRRMAELKAGDTVRVWGPLGNGFAMEPDTPTLLLAGGMGIVPFVGYVSEHPKPWNVTMLFGHREPLSCYPVDSINEHVPLDSLRETVPGDLDNFIFTIQERMREYAEQKGLILACGPLPFLKTVHGFARELNARVQLSLENRMACGVGACLGCVTRTTGEWPVADKRHGLVQTCNHGPVFWANQIEL, from the coding sequence ATGACACAACCTAGCTCCTGCCTACTTACGGTGCTGGATCTGGTCCCCTTCGGCCAGACCGGCCAGGAAAGCCGCTTCTTCGCCCTGCGCCTCACCCGCCCCGACTGGCCGTCGTGGCGTCCCGGCCAGTTCGTCATGGTGCGGCCCACGTCGTTCGGTCTCGAGATGCCCTGGGCCCGGCCCTTCGGCATCTGCCACATGACCTCCCGCCACCTGATCTGCTTCTTCCAGGTCGTGGGGCGCGGCACCCGCCGCATGGCCGAACTCAAGGCCGGCGACACCGTGCGCGTCTGGGGGCCCCTGGGCAACGGCTTCGCCATGGAGCCCGACACCCCCACCCTGCTGCTGGCCGGCGGCATGGGCATCGTGCCCTTCGTGGGCTATGTGAGCGAACATCCCAAGCCGTGGAACGTGACCATGCTCTTTGGCCATCGCGAGCCGCTGAGCTGCTATCCCGTGGACAGCATCAACGAGCATGTGCCCCTGGACAGCCTGCGCGAGACCGTACCCGGCGACCTGGACAACTTCATCTTCACCATCCAGGAACGCATGCGCGAATACGCCGAGCAGAAGGGCCTGATCCTGGCCTGCGGTCCCCTGCCCTTCCTCAAGACCGTGCACGGCTTCGCCCGTGAGCTCAACGCCCGCGTGCAGCTTTCGCTGGAAAACCGCATGGCCTGCGGCGTGGGCGCCTGCCTGGGCTGCGTGACCCGCACCACCGGGGAATGGCCCGTGGCCGACAAGCGCCACGGCCTTGTCCAGACCTGCAACCACGGCCCCGTGTTCTGGGCCAACCAGATCGAGCTCTAG
- a CDS encoding aspartate-semialdehyde dehydrogenase, protein MSKKLTVAVVGATGAVGREMLKTLHDRQFPATEVRAFASARSAGTKVPFGDDELVVQELKEDVFEGIDIAIFSAGGSTSEKFAPHAAHAGCVVVDNSSQWRMDDRCPLVVPEVNPEHLEGHQGIIANPNCSTIQMLVALKPIHDAVGIKRIVVSTYQAVSGTGQKGLEELERQTRDLFNMREPENKVYPYRIAFNVLPHIDVFLENDYTKEEMKMVNETVKIFNDPTVKVTATCVRVPVFYCHSEAVNIETHKKMTAKECRILLSQAPGVRVFDNPREKMYPMPAYCVGDDETYVGRIREDETIENGLNLWIVADNVRKGAALNAVQIAEELLRRDLVRVPDRNVFMS, encoded by the coding sequence ATGAGCAAGAAGTTGACTGTTGCCGTTGTGGGCGCCACGGGCGCCGTGGGCCGTGAAATGCTGAAAACCCTGCACGATCGCCAGTTCCCGGCCACGGAAGTGCGTGCCTTCGCCTCGGCCCGTTCCGCCGGGACCAAGGTGCCTTTCGGCGATGACGAGCTGGTGGTGCAGGAACTGAAGGAAGATGTCTTCGAAGGTATCGACATCGCCATCTTCTCCGCCGGCGGCAGCACTTCCGAAAAATTCGCTCCCCATGCCGCCCATGCCGGCTGCGTGGTGGTGGACAACTCCTCCCAGTGGCGCATGGACGACCGCTGCCCCCTGGTGGTCCCCGAAGTGAACCCCGAACACCTGGAAGGCCATCAGGGCATCATCGCCAACCCCAACTGCTCCACCATCCAGATGCTGGTGGCCCTCAAGCCCATCCATGACGCCGTGGGCATCAAGCGCATCGTGGTCTCCACCTATCAGGCCGTGTCCGGTACCGGCCAGAAGGGCCTGGAAGAACTGGAACGCCAGACCCGCGACCTGTTCAACATGCGCGAGCCCGAGAACAAGGTCTATCCGTACCGCATCGCCTTCAACGTGCTGCCGCACATCGACGTCTTCCTGGAGAACGACTACACCAAGGAAGAGATGAAGATGGTCAACGAGACCGTGAAGATCTTCAACGATCCCACGGTCAAGGTGACCGCCACCTGCGTGCGCGTGCCCGTGTTCTACTGCCATTCCGAAGCCGTGAACATCGAGACGCACAAGAAGATGACCGCCAAGGAATGCCGCATCCTGCTCTCGCAGGCCCCCGGCGTGCGCGTCTTCGACAACCCCCGCGAGAAGATGTACCCCATGCCCGCCTACTGCGTGGGCGACGACGAGACCTATGTGGGCCGCATCCGCGAGGACGAGACCATCGAGAACGGCCTGAACCTCTGGATCGTGGCCGACAACGTGCGCAAGGGCGCGGCCCTCAATGCCGTGCAGATCGCCGAGGAACTGCTCAGGCGCGATCTGGTGCGCGTGCCCGACAGGAACGTTTTCATGTCCTAG
- a CDS encoding aminotransferase class IV has product MKILDADAWMAALMAAPRPGADKILAFYDARVDAVCRDARCLLLPLDDHMCHRGDALFESLCYREGRLFALEEHLARLRDGSRALSLLPPCSWDGLRARILDVARASGSDHGDIRVLVGRGPGGFGISPEECPRSSLYIVALRKELPTEAFYEKGLTAFASAIPPKQDYLARIKSTNYLPNVFMAAEARQRGMDVAVTFDEDGHLGEAAIANVGIVDAEGRLCCPEGRRILPGTSMLAARKIAPQRLPVVERPIRREEIFTAREMLLFTSASLCVGISHFEGRPIGQGPDAGRPGPVARWLRDALLEHMLATGTPFQRP; this is encoded by the coding sequence ATGAAGATTCTGGATGCCGATGCCTGGATGGCGGCCCTGATGGCCGCGCCCCGGCCCGGGGCCGATAAGATCCTGGCCTTTTACGATGCGCGTGTGGACGCCGTCTGCCGTGACGCGCGCTGTCTGCTCCTGCCCCTGGACGACCACATGTGCCACCGGGGCGATGCCCTGTTCGAGAGCCTGTGCTACCGCGAGGGACGCCTCTTTGCCCTGGAGGAACACCTGGCCCGCCTGCGCGACGGCAGCCGCGCCCTTTCCCTGCTGCCGCCCTGTTCGTGGGACGGGCTGCGCGCCCGCATCCTGGACGTGGCCCGCGCCTCGGGCAGCGATCATGGCGACATCCGCGTGCTGGTGGGCCGCGGGCCCGGCGGTTTCGGCATCTCGCCCGAGGAATGCCCGCGGTCCAGCCTCTACATCGTGGCCCTGCGCAAGGAACTGCCCACGGAAGCCTTTTACGAAAAGGGCCTCACGGCCTTTGCCAGCGCCATCCCGCCCAAGCAGGACTATCTGGCCCGCATCAAGAGCACCAACTATCTGCCCAATGTCTTCATGGCCGCCGAGGCCCGGCAGCGGGGCATGGACGTGGCCGTGACCTTTGACGAGGACGGCCATCTGGGCGAGGCCGCCATCGCCAATGTGGGCATCGTGGATGCCGAAGGCCGCCTGTGCTGTCCCGAGGGCCGCCGCATCCTGCCCGGCACCTCCATGCTGGCCGCCCGCAAAATCGCGCCGCAGCGCCTGCCCGTGGTGGAACGTCCCATCCGTCGCGAAGAGATCTTCACCGCCCGCGAGATGCTGCTCTTCACCAGCGCCAGCCTGTGCGTGGGCATCAGCCACTTCGAGGGCCGCCCCATCGGCCAGGGACCCGACGCCGGCCGCCCCGGCCCCGTGGCCCGCTGGCTGCGCGATGCCCTGCTGGAACACATGCTGGCCACCGGCACGCCGTTCCAGCGCCCGTAA
- a CDS encoding ATP-binding protein, whose protein sequence is MKCKICKATAVVALRSHNAAFCPDCYLKFFARQVEKGIEGQKLFTRDERILVALSGGKDSLALMLELSRQGYDVTGLHIDLGIPGSSPVARGVVERFCARHGLKLMVRELAAEGLAIPLVKERLNRPVCSACGKIKRHFFNKVALDEGFDALATGHNLDDEVARLFSNTLRWDTAYLSDQGPRLDGEDGFARKVKPLWRLTEFETANYAFLMGIEHHYAPCPYSPGASFSTLKALLQRLEAAMPGRKLDFYQGFLARARPVFARREAEEGVELAPCTSCGYPTSSGDMCGVCRIREALKDSK, encoded by the coding sequence TTGAAATGCAAGATCTGCAAGGCGACGGCCGTGGTGGCCCTGCGCAGCCACAACGCCGCCTTCTGCCCCGACTGTTACCTCAAGTTCTTTGCCCGTCAGGTGGAAAAGGGCATCGAAGGCCAGAAGCTCTTCACCCGTGACGAACGCATCCTGGTGGCCCTGTCGGGCGGCAAGGATTCGCTGGCCCTGATGCTGGAGCTTTCCCGGCAGGGCTATGACGTCACCGGCCTGCACATCGACCTGGGCATCCCGGGATCCTCGCCCGTGGCCCGCGGCGTGGTGGAGCGCTTCTGCGCCAGGCACGGCCTGAAGCTCATGGTCAGGGAACTGGCCGCCGAGGGCCTGGCCATCCCGCTGGTCAAGGAGCGCCTCAACCGTCCCGTCTGCTCGGCCTGCGGCAAGATCAAGCGGCATTTCTTCAACAAGGTGGCCCTGGACGAAGGTTTCGACGCCCTGGCCACGGGCCACAACCTGGACGACGAGGTGGCGCGCCTGTTCAGCAACACCCTGCGCTGGGACACGGCCTATCTTTCGGACCAGGGCCCGCGCCTGGACGGCGAGGACGGCTTTGCCCGCAAGGTCAAGCCCCTGTGGCGCCTGACGGAGTTCGAGACCGCCAACTATGCCTTCCTCATGGGCATCGAGCATCACTACGCCCCCTGTCCCTACAGCCCCGGCGCCAGCTTCAGCACGCTCAAGGCCCTGTTGCAGCGTCTGGAAGCGGCCATGCCCGGCCGCAAGCTGGACTTCTACCAGGGCTTCCTGGCCCGCGCCCGGCCGGTGTTCGCCCGCCGCGAGGCCGAGGAGGGCGTGGAACTGGCGCCCTGCACCAGCTGCGGCTATCCCACCTCGTCCGGCGACATGTGCGGCGTGTGCCGCATCCGTGAAGCCCTCAAGGACAGCAAGTAG